DNA from Pseudomonas putida:
AGAACCCTCCCGATGCACACGGTGCGCAATGTCTGTCTCGAACGGGATGATGTTGTTAAAGCCCGGAGCATTGCGACAGGTGATCCTGAGCGCGAAATCCCTGCCTCGAGAGGAGAGTAGCTCCATGTCCCAATCGATATCCTCTCGGTGCGGCAAGCCGTTGCGGTTCTCCGTCAGCAGGGTCACCAGTTGAGTGAACTGTGTTTCGTTGACGGAGAAATCAATATCGTCATCCCAAGCGATGAAGTCCTTGTCACGCACCGCTCCCAACAAGGTGCCGAAATCCAGATAGAGGTCAATGCCTGCCGCTTCACTCAGCGAAGCCAGTGTGAGCACCAGTTCCACTGCGATCGCTTTGGTGGGGGCATCGGAGAAGGGATGAATATCACGCATCCCTTTCATTTCCCGCTTTCCAGGCATGACAATTTGCATACCGGCCAGCCCAAGGTCATCAAGCTGCTTCAAAATGCTATCCAACCACACACTGGTAACAACGATGGTATCGCAGGGGTAGTCCGTTATTTGCTCAGCTGCAATGATAGGATAGCCAAGCAATGTTCCGCCTTGCTTGCCGGGGTCATTATCCGCTACCGCAAGTATTTCCAGGTCTCGATTTTGCTCAATGAACAACCCGCCGCTCTTGCCTGCGCCGAACAATACGAGTTTTTTGCCTTGTAAATCGTGCATTGTGATCCCCTGCCCCGTCATCGAACCATCTAAATCTTGTGCGCCACACAGCGCCCTACTTTCGCATCTTCATCTCGATACTTTGCAAGGCCTCGCCCCTCAATTTGATAGGTAACGTTGAAACCAGCCTTTTGTATATTTTCCAACGTCTCTTGATGATCAAGATAACGGCGATAATGATCGGTGCCGAAAATCTTCTCCTGCTCGGCATCTTCCACGGTGCGGTACTCGAAGAACAGCTGGCTCTGTACGGGCAGGAGCACCCCCAGCAAATCCAACAAGGCACTGGCTTCGCGTTCTTCAATGGCATGCAGGAAGAAGCGAGCATAGACAGCCACCTTACGTTTACCGTCGAGGAACGCTTTTATATATTCCCTTGAGGCCGCGGCTGGGGAATGCACATAACCCACGTGAGGATATTGGTTACGCGACCGGCACAATTCAATAGCCTCAGCAGAGGCATCCAGGCACAGCATGTCGAAACCGTAGGCAGCAAAAAAACTGCTATCTCGGCCATTACCGCAGCCAAACTCGATAATGCCGTCAACCTCAGTGAATTCGTTGATGGCAAATGCAGCAAACTGTGAAGGATAGGCGGGAGCGCTTTTTCTACGGTTACTGTAGAACCTGTCCCAATAATTTGATTCTTCTAAAAGGCTCATTGCGTACTCCCAAACAATCACTGCTCAATCACAGTGCCCTTGCTGCATACATAACAGCATCGGTAAAAATAGAGATCTTGTCGGCGCTATTGCCAGGCCGAATCACCAGACACTACGACCGCCATCCATCACCAGGTTGCAGCCATTCATGTAAAGAGAAGCATCAGCGCACAAGAACGCGATAGCTCCACGATATTCATCGGCATTGGCCATACGCCCGGCGGGAATCAACTGACGCAGCTTGCTGACAAACACATCATCCTGTCCGGCATAAACACCTCCCGGGGATAATGCATTGCAACGCACCCCCTGCTCGCACCAGTACGTCGCCAAGTATTTGGTCAAGCCAATCAAGCCATGCTTGACGACCGAGTAGGTCACCGGTTTGACAGGCTGCTGCTCCGGTTCACGTCCTTCAACGCGGTACAAACGCTGATCTGGCGCAATCACCCCAAGGTCCGACGATATATTGACGATCACGCCTTTGCCTTGCAGGGCCATCTGGTGGCCAAAGATCTTGGCGCAGTTGAAGGCACCTCCCAACCCAACATCCAGATCTTGTTGCCACTGATCCCAGGGGAACGCTTCAAGGCGAGAAAAATTCTTGCCTGCGCCATCCTCCACCTTGGGGTTGCGGGCAGCATTGTTGATCAGGATGTCGATGTGGCGATGCTCGGCCAACACCCGGTCGCGAACCGTCTCCAACGATGGCAAGGAGGTGATGTCCGTCACATACACCTGC
Protein-coding regions in this window:
- a CDS encoding LicD family protein — protein: MHDLQGKKLVLFGAGKSGGLFIEQNRDLEILAVADNDPGKQGGTLLGYPIIAAEQITDYPCDTIVVTSVWLDSILKQLDDLGLAGMQIVMPGKREMKGMRDIHPFSDAPTKAIAVELVLTLASLSEAAGIDLYLDFGTLLGAVRDKDFIAWDDDIDFSVNETQFTQLVTLLTENRNGLPHREDIDWDMELLSSRGRDFALRITCRNAPGFNNIIPFETDIAHRVHREGSAVMVGAMPEWFCPQKHFEGFDRVELFGAALKAPKEPYAYLDFVYGEWRVPKKDMTFADYNHSGEVNFESYDNSVRRLS
- a CDS encoding class I SAM-dependent methyltransferase, translating into MSLLEESNYWDRFYSNRRKSAPAYPSQFAAFAINEFTEVDGIIEFGCGNGRDSSFFAAYGFDMLCLDASAEAIELCRSRNQYPHVGYVHSPAAASREYIKAFLDGKRKVAVYARFFLHAIEEREASALLDLLGVLLPVQSQLFFEYRTVEDAEQEKIFGTDHYRRYLDHQETLENIQKAGFNVTYQIEGRGLAKYRDEDAKVGRCVAHKI
- a CDS encoding SDR family oxidoreductase → MAEHHSSMQQLFDLSGRVAIITGGGGLLGYQHAAAVAGLGGLPILLDVNEAGLQRSRERLLDECGVDAQVYVTDITSLPSLETVRDRVLAEHRHIDILINNAARNPKVEDGAGKNFSRLEAFPWDQWQQDLDVGLGGAFNCAKIFGHQMALQGKGVIVNISSDLGVIAPDQRLYRVEGREPEQQPVKPVTYSVVKHGLIGLTKYLATYWCEQGVRCNALSPGGVYAGQDDVFVSKLRQLIPAGRMANADEYRGAIAFLCADASLYMNGCNLVMDGGRSVW